TTCCCCCGATAGAACCAGGTAGGAGCGAGGTTGGAAATATACGAGTAAGTATCGATGTTCCAGACGCTACTCCCGTTATAACTCCACGTCATGACGTGGACGAAGTCCCATATTTTTGCTCCCGAAATCTGACTCCTTGCTGTCTGAGTGTAGCGTGCAGTACGTCGATTTGATAAGATCGAGATCTGGTTCTCTTCGACCGTTGTACTAGAGATATCTGTAGGCTGTAAGCCCACAATTACCACCTGTTGCTGTTCTGTAGAGAGTTGTTCGAATACCTGCTCTGCTTTGTCTTGAGATAGCTGAACGAACGCTTGGACGAATGCCCGCGACTGCTGCTTGTTCTCCGGGTTAAATTCAGTATCAGGAGTTTTCGTGCTAACTGTTTCGTCAGTGTCTGCCGTAACGATTCCTGTAAGGCTGGCTCCCACTACTCCAGCCAATCCTACGTTTCGGAGGAACTTGCGTCGGTTGACCAAGCTGTTGTCCGATCTGTCTTTCAACATAGACATAAAGATCATTCAAACACAAGGTAATAGATATATGTACCACAGAGTTTTTAAAATACCCGCTGTCTGTTCAATTCTCGGTATACGATACTATCTAGTTCAGCGAGTTTGAGAAGCGAGGTGGTCGTAGTGAGAAGTGATCATTGAACTCGCAGATCTCCGTAAAGAGATGTTAGACGTGGGGAATCAATACGTTTGGGAGAACGAGCGAACACCGAGACCCGTCTGCTGTTTCGCGGTTCGACTTCACTCGATAGGGATGTCATTGCGTGAAGTCAAGGCCGTCCTGGACTCGCTGGGTGTCAATTGCTGCCATCAAGCGATTTGTGCACTGTGGAAGACGCGACGCGTCTTCCATGCTTACAAGAACGACGAAGTCGTTCTTGAGACAGCCCATCAGAACCGCTTCGCGTTCCGAGGACGGCGTTCCTCCACCGCCTCACGAGAGACAGGATCTCTCCGAGACAGCGTTTCCTGTCGATGCTGGCGGCTATCCGACTGCCTCACTCGTCACGAATTGAGCGGTCATCTCGACTGCAGTGACCGGAACCACGTCGAGACGTGGTTCCGGACCGTCTCGACGCGGATCGACAGCTTCCACTCTCCTTGTGGCGGAGCAGTCAAGCAAGTGCAATACGGTGGTTACAACGATCCAGACACGACTATGCCAGACATCGACCGAATAGGCGTCGGATGAGTTGGTGCCAGTTGCTGAAGGTGTGAACTAGATGATTTATCTACGGAAGATATTTTAATTACTGTTACTGTATCTGATGGTGTCACTTTTATAACGGGGTTCCGATCGTCGAGTAGCGTCGGACGGACGCTGGAGACTCGAACATGAACCGACGACGGCTCGTCACGGCACTCGGCACTGGAATCGCAACGGTCAGCCTCGGAGCGGCGTCGCTCGTCCGGCGGGGCGCGGCCGCGAACGTCCGCTTCAGCGCGGGGCGGGTACGGCTCTCCAACGATAGCGGCGACGTCGAACGCGTCTTCGTCCGCCCGACGGGGCGGGTGCGGTGGCGGAACTTCGACCAGCCGGTGACGGGCGCGCGATTGACCTTCCGGGCGACGGTCCCGGGCCGAACCGGGTGGAAGACGGTCCACGACGAGCGCTACGCGCTGTTCGAGGAGGGGAAGACGACCGGTCGCTTCCGGTACACGCCCGAGCGCGTCGGGGAGATCACGCTGTACGAGGGAACGCGGGCGAACGAACTGTTCGGGGCCGAACGAGACGGCGAGACGCGGGAGGAGACGGTGCGGATCGCGGTCCGCGTCACCCTGCTCGCCGCCTCCGGGAGGCCCGCCCGGCCGACGGACGAGGCGCAGTTCGGCGACGTGGCGACGCTCGCGACGACCGCGGTCAACGAGGGAGCGACGGTCAGCGCCAGCGGCAGAGCGAACGGCGGGATCGAGTGAGTCAGGGATTCTCGACCGACACGCCGGACGCTCCGGTCGGGGGGGCGTCCCGTTCCCCGGTCGCCTCGACGCGGTGACAGTCCGCGGCGCGGTCCGGCCCGAGCGCGACGCGTTCGGGCACCTCGTCGGCGCACGGCGAGGGGAACGCCTCGCGGACGACGCGGGCCGCCTCCTCCTCGTCGCCGGCGACGGCCGCCCGCGCGGCCGCCTCGATCGCCTCGGCGGCCTCGTCCGGGAGGTCGGCGCGGTCGCCGGGTAAGGACTGCTCGACGACCGCCGACGCGACCGACGCGTCGTCCGTCGATCGCCCCTCCGCCGCCAGTTGCGCCACGACCGCCTCGGGATCGAGGGCACCCTCCGCGACGCGCGTGCGGAAGGTGAACGCCCGGCGGAACGCCTCCTGGGTCCCCGACCAGTCCGCGGGCGGGATGATCGCCGGACAGCGCGTGTGGAAGCGACAGCCCGACGGCGGGTCGAGCGGCGACGGGACCGTCCCCCGGAGGACGACCCGCTCGCGCCGCGCAGCGGGGTCGATGCGCGGCACCGAGGAGAGCAACGCCTCCGTGTAGGGGTGCTGCGGATCGTCGAACAGCGCCTCGACGGGTGCCGTCTCGACGATTTGCCCGAGGTACATCACGGCGACGCGGTCCGCGATGTGGCGGACGACGCTCAGGTCGTGCGTGATGAACAGCAGCGAGAGGCCGAACTCCTCCTGGAGGTCGGAGAGCAGGTCGAGGATCTGCGCCTGGACGCTCACGTCGAGCGCGCTCACCGGCTCGTCGGCGACGATCAGGTCCGGCTCGACCGCGAGCGCGCGGGCGATGCCGACCCGCTGCTGCTGCCCGCCGGAGAACTGCTTCGGGTGGCGGTCGAAGTGGCTCGCCCGCAGGCCGACCCGCTCCAGCAGCTCCTTCGCGCGCTCGGTCCGGTCGGCGTCGCTCTCGCCGATGCCGTGGACCTCCATCGGCGCTTTGAGGATCTGCCCGACGGTCTGGCGGGGGTTGAGCGACGCGAGCGGGTCCTGAAACACCATCTGCAGGTCGCGGCGGTACGGGCGTATCTCCCGCTGGGAGAGCCCCGCCAGCTCCTCGCCGCGGTAGCGGACGCTGCCGGCCGTCGCCTGGTGGAGGTTGAGCACCGTCAGCCCGAGGGTGCTCTTCCCGCACCCCGACTCGCCGACGACGGCGAGGGTCTCCCCCTCGCGGATCGCGAGGTCGACCCCGTCGACCGCCTTCACCGACGACGCGGAGCCGACGACGCGGTCGAGCAGGCCGTCGGACTGATCGAAGTGTTTCTTCAACCCCTCGACTTCGAGCAGCGGGGGCGATCCGTCCGGGTCTCCGCGTTTTGCGTCGGTCATGGTCGATCACCTTCGGGACCGCGCCGGAGACAGGCTGCCTCGTGGCCGTCTCCGCCGACGGGCCTGAAGTCGGGTTCGCGTTCGAAGCACTCGCGCGTCGACTCCGGACAGCGCGGCGCGAAGTGGCAGGCGTAGGGGATGTCGATGAGGTCGGGGACGTACCCCTCGATGGGCCGCACCTCGGCGTCGGGTTCGTCGACCCGCGGCGTGCTCGCGATGAGCCCCTGCGTGTAGGGGTGCTGGGGGTTCGCGAACAGCTCGTCCGCGGGGCCGCGCTCTACGATCTCGCCGGCGTACATCACCGCGACGCGGTCGCAGAGTTCGGCGACGACCGCGAGGTCGTGGGTGATGAACAGGATCGCCGTGTCGAAGGCGTCCTTCAGGTCGCGCAGTTCGTCGAGGATCTGCGCCTGGATGGTCACGTCGAGGGCGGTCGTCGGCTCGTCCGCGATGAGCAGGTCCGGCTCGCAGGCGAGCGCCATGGCGATCATCGCCCGCTGGCGCATCCCGCCGGAGAACTCGTGGGGGTAGTCCGCCGCGCGGGCCGCCGGCTCGGGGATCTGGACCGCCTCGAGCATCTCGATGGCCCGCCGCCACGCCTCGGAGTTCCTCGCCGCACCCAGTATCTTGCGCTTGATCTCGGCCGGGAGGGAGACGGACTCCCCGACGTCCTGGTGGAGTCGGACCGTCTCCGCGATCTGCTCGCCGACGGTGAGCGTCGGGTTGAGGCTGTTCATCGGGTCCTGAAACACCATCGAGACCCGTCCGCCGCGCAGTTCCCGTAGCTCCGCCTCGTCCTTCGCGAGCAGCGACTCGCCGTCGAGGCGGACGTCGCCGCCCGCGATCTCGCCCGGCGCGTCGACGATGCCGAGGACGCTCTGTGCGAGGACGCTCTTTCCCGACCCGGACTCCCCGACGAGACCGACGATCTCGCCGGGGTCGACGGCGAGGTCGACGCCGTCGACCGCCCGAACGACGCCCCGGTCGGTGGGGAACTGCGTTCGCAACCCCTCGATCTCGAGGAGCGTCACGGCGACCACCCCCCGCGGGTGCCGCGGTCGGGGAGCGGCGTCGGCGCGTCCCCGATCATCGCTCCTCCACCTCGCCCTGATCGACGTCGAAGGCGTCGCGCAGGCCGTCGCCGAAGGTGTTGAACGCCAGCACGGTGACCATGATGGCGAGCCCCGGCATGACGGAGATCCACCAGGCCCGCTCGATGAACTGCCGCCCGTCGGAGAGCAGCAGCCCCCAGGTCGGCGTCGTGGGCTTCACGCCGAGGCCGAGAAACGACAGCCCGGCCTCCGCGAGGATGGCGAGCGGGATCATCAGCGTCGCCTGCACGATGAGCGGCGCGACGGCGTTGGGGAGCATCTCGCGCGCCATGATCCGGCGATCGGACATCCCGACGGCGCGGGCGGCGGTGACGTACTCCGACTCGCGCAACGAGAGGATCTCCCCGCGGATGAGCCGGGCGAAGTCGTCGATGTAGGCGATGCCGATGGCGATGACGACGTTCGTGACGCCCAGCCCGCCCGTGAGCGCGATGATGCCGACGCCGAGGATGAGTTCGGGGAACGCCCACTGGAAGTCGACGTACCGCATCAGCAGGCTGTCGATCCAGCCGCCGTAGTAGCCCGCGAGGACGCCGATGGTCGTCCCGAGCGTGAAC
The Halomarina pelagica DNA segment above includes these coding regions:
- a CDS encoding ABC transporter permease — its product is MSSDTSAGPGVGERTVFGPGEMPPEYERSERTEEYRSTRERLVEGILGDKLALFGAIVVVAFVLTAALAPVVAPYDEEATFAFMKEPGSYSVGDFDGDGETERVFHLLGTDSFGHDVLTRLVYGARVSLLVAMATLAVAFTLGTTIGVLAGYYGGWIDSLLMRYVDFQWAFPELILGVGIIALTGGLGVTNVVIAIGIAYIDDFARLIRGEILSLRESEYVTAARAVGMSDRRIMAREMLPNAVAPLIVQATLMIPLAILAEAGLSFLGLGVKPTTPTWGLLLSDGRQFIERAWWISVMPGLAIMVTVLAFNTFGDGLRDAFDVDQGEVEER
- a CDS encoding ABC transporter ATP-binding protein; amino-acid sequence: MTDAKRGDPDGSPPLLEVEGLKKHFDQSDGLLDRVVGSASSVKAVDGVDLAIREGETLAVVGESGCGKSTLGLTVLNLHQATAGSVRYRGEELAGLSQREIRPYRRDLQMVFQDPLASLNPRQTVGQILKAPMEVHGIGESDADRTERAKELLERVGLRASHFDRHPKQFSGGQQQRVGIARALAVEPDLIVADEPVSALDVSVQAQILDLLSDLQEEFGLSLLFITHDLSVVRHIADRVAVMYLGQIVETAPVEALFDDPQHPYTEALLSSVPRIDPAARRERVVLRGTVPSPLDPPSGCRFHTRCPAIIPPADWSGTQEAFRRAFTFRTRVAEGALDPEAVVAQLAAEGRSTDDASVASAVVEQSLPGDRADLPDEAAEAIEAAARAAVAGDEEEAARVVREAFPSPCADEVPERVALGPDRAADCHRVEATGERDAPPTGASGVSVENP
- a CDS encoding ABC transporter ATP-binding protein, which produces MTLLEIEGLRTQFPTDRGVVRAVDGVDLAVDPGEIVGLVGESGSGKSVLAQSVLGIVDAPGEIAGGDVRLDGESLLAKDEAELRELRGGRVSMVFQDPMNSLNPTLTVGEQIAETVRLHQDVGESVSLPAEIKRKILGAARNSEAWRRAIEMLEAVQIPEPAARAADYPHEFSGGMRQRAMIAMALACEPDLLIADEPTTALDVTIQAQILDELRDLKDAFDTAILFITHDLAVVAELCDRVAVMYAGEIVERGPADELFANPQHPYTQGLIASTPRVDEPDAEVRPIEGYVPDLIDIPYACHFAPRCPESTRECFEREPDFRPVGGDGHEAACLRRGPEGDRP